One Thioclava electrotropha DNA segment encodes these proteins:
- a CDS encoding rod shape-determining protein: MVGGIFSSDMAIDLGTANTLVYVKGKGIVLNEPSVVAYHVKDGKKQVLAVGEDAKLMLGRTPGSIEAIRPMRDGVIADFDSAEEMIKHFIRKVHKRSTFSKPKIIVCVPHGATPVEKRAIRQSVLSAGARRAGLIAEPIAAAIGAGMPITDPTGSMVVDIGGGTTEVAVLSLGDIVYARSVRVGGDRMDEAIISYLRRNQNLLVGESTAERIKTTIGTARMPDDGRGMSLHVRGRDLLNGVPKETEITQAQVAEALSEPVQSICDAVMQALETTPPDLAADIVDRGVMLTGGGALLGELDLALREQTGLSISIADQSLNCVALGTGKALEYEKQLRHVIDYDS; this comes from the coding sequence ATGGTTGGTGGGATCTTCTCCTCGGACATGGCGATCGACCTCGGGACGGCGAACACGCTGGTCTATGTCAAAGGCAAGGGTATCGTGCTGAACGAACCCTCTGTGGTCGCCTATCACGTCAAGGACGGCAAAAAGCAGGTGCTGGCAGTCGGTGAAGACGCCAAGCTGATGCTCGGCCGAACCCCCGGCTCGATCGAAGCGATCCGCCCGATGCGCGACGGCGTCATCGCGGATTTCGACAGCGCCGAGGAAATGATCAAGCATTTCATCCGCAAGGTGCATAAGCGCTCGACCTTCTCGAAGCCGAAGATCATCGTCTGCGTCCCGCATGGCGCGACCCCGGTGGAGAAGCGCGCGATCCGTCAGTCGGTTCTCTCGGCAGGTGCGCGCCGCGCCGGCCTGATCGCAGAACCGATCGCAGCGGCCATCGGCGCCGGCATGCCGATCACCGACCCCACGGGCTCAATGGTGGTCGATATCGGCGGCGGCACGACCGAGGTGGCCGTCCTCTCGCTGGGCGACATCGTCTATGCGCGCTCGGTGCGCGTGGGCGGCGACCGCATGGACGAGGCGATCATCTCCTACCTGCGCCGCAACCAGAACCTTCTCGTGGGCGAATCCACCGCAGAGCGGATCAAGACCACGATCGGCACCGCGCGGATGCCCGATGACGGGCGCGGCATGTCGCTCCATGTGCGCGGTCGCGACCTGCTCAACGGCGTGCCGAAAGAAACCGAAATCACCCAGGCGCAAGTCGCCGAGGCGCTGTCGGAGCCGGTCCAGTCGATCTGCGACGCGGTGATGCAGGCGCTGGAGACCACCCCGCCGGACCTCGCCGCCGACATCGTCGACCGTGGCGTGATGCTCACGGGTGGCGGTGCGCTGCTGGGCGAGCTGGATCTGGCCCTGCGCGAGCAGACGGGCCTGTCGATCTCGATCGCCGATCAGTCGCTCAACTGTGTTGCGCTCGGCACCGGCAAGGCGCTTGAATATGAGAAACAGCTTCGCCACGTCATTGATTACGACAGCTGA
- the mreC gene encoding rod shape-determining protein MreC — protein MARNRDDQDYIGPLRRLGVAVLVVILLALFLVWRIDSPRMERFRSALVDRFVPSFDWAMAPVTKLTDMVEGFQSYSRIYEQNQELRRELQQMKAWKEAAVQLEQQNAKLLAQNKVRLDPKLTSVSGRVLADSGSPFRKSVLLNVGKRDGIVDGWATMDGLGLVGRISGVGSSTSRVLLLTDASSRIPVSIPASGQNAILAGDNSPYPFVDFLEHPDRVRPGDRVISSGDGGVFPAGLLVGQVFQGRDKRLRVRLAADYERLDFLRVLRSHPAERIENAGGLIAPDPKVIEQEAAEKARSEAAEGALEPDDGSEDGNGGSQ, from the coding sequence TTGGCCAGAAATCGCGACGACCAAGACTATATCGGACCGCTGCGCCGACTGGGCGTTGCGGTTCTTGTCGTCATATTGCTCGCCCTCTTCCTCGTCTGGCGCATCGACAGCCCGCGGATGGAGCGGTTCCGCTCTGCCCTCGTGGATCGCTTCGTGCCCAGCTTCGATTGGGCGATGGCCCCGGTCACGAAACTGACCGACATGGTCGAGGGCTTCCAATCCTATTCGCGCATCTACGAGCAGAACCAGGAGTTGCGCCGCGAGCTGCAGCAGATGAAGGCGTGGAAGGAAGCCGCCGTTCAGCTGGAGCAGCAAAACGCGAAGCTTCTGGCGCAGAACAAGGTGCGGCTCGATCCGAAACTGACCTCCGTGTCGGGGCGCGTGCTGGCCGATAGCGGCTCGCCCTTCCGTAAATCGGTGCTGCTGAATGTCGGCAAGCGCGACGGCATCGTCGATGGCTGGGCCACGATGGACGGGCTGGGCCTTGTGGGCCGGATCTCGGGCGTGGGCTCCTCGACTTCGCGGGTGCTGCTGCTGACCGACGCGTCGAGCCGCATCCCGGTCTCGATCCCGGCCTCGGGACAGAACGCGATCCTCGCGGGCGACAACTCCCCCTACCCGTTCGTGGATTTCCTCGAACATCCCGACCGCGTGCGCCCGGGCGACCGCGTGATCTCCTCGGGCGATGGCGGGGTCTTCCCGGCGGGACTGCTGGTCGGTCAGGTTTTTCAGGGCCGCGACAAGCGGCTGCGCGTACGTCTCGCGGCCGATTACGAGCGGCTCGATTTCCTGCGCGTGCTGCGCTCGCACCCGGCCGAGCGGATCGAGAATGCCGGCGGGCTGATTGCGCCCGATCCGAAAGTCATCGAACAGGAAGCCGCCGAGAAGGCGCGCTCGGAGGCTGCCGAGGGCGCGCTCGAACCCGATGACGGGTCGGAGGACGGCAACGGGGGCAGCCAATGA
- a CDS encoding rod shape-determining protein MreD gives MIDPITRRRLSYRTLFVVIGLVLIFVRLMPVDHSPGGLPGPDLTLALTLAWVLRRPEYAPALLIVLVFLLEDIMFWRPIGLWALIVLGATEFLRRREQSLRDLPFALEWALVAGLLIAMVAVKRIVLLVTMVDQPSLGLELFQMLVTLAAYPVVVLVSRVAFGLRRAAPGEVDAYGHRM, from the coding sequence ATGATCGACCCCATCACCCGCCGCCGTCTCAGCTACCGTACGCTCTTCGTGGTGATCGGCCTCGTGCTGATCTTCGTGCGCCTGATGCCGGTCGACCATTCGCCGGGCGGCCTGCCCGGCCCCGACCTGACCTTGGCCCTGACGCTGGCTTGGGTGCTGCGGCGGCCCGAATACGCCCCGGCCCTGCTGATCGTTCTGGTTTTCCTGCTTGAAGACATCATGTTCTGGCGGCCCATCGGACTTTGGGCGCTGATCGTCCTCGGCGCGACCGAATTCCTGCGCCGCCGCGAGCAAAGCCTGCGCGATCTGCCCTTCGCGCTGGAATGGGCATTGGTCGCGGGGCTGCTGATCGCTATGGTGGCGGTGAAGCGCATCGTCCTGCTGGTCACGATGGTCGATCAGCCGAGCCTCGGGCTGGAACTGTTCCAGATGCTGGTGACGCTGGCCGCCTACCCGGTGGTGGTGCTGGTGTCGCGGGTGGCCTTCGGCCTGCGCCGCGCGGCACCGGGCGAGGTCGACGCCTACGGACATCGAATGTGA
- the mrdA gene encoding penicillin-binding protein 2 → MRRSPKETEVSTRRITRRGLLLGGAQAAVVAVLAARMRKMQLEDAKQYRLLAEGNSVKIRLIPPARGLIFDRNGVMLAGNEQNYRVTITREDTDDVDATLDALRRLIPITDGDTKDILHDIRRRPPTTPVTVADRLTWDEFSRVAVNGPSLPGVSPDVGLSRLYPRREDFGHVIGYVGPVSDYDLSKMEDPDPLLLIPKFQLGKTGIEAKEESVLRGAAGQRRVEVNSAGREMRELSREPGQPGENLQLTLDYRLQNYALQRLEEESAATVVMDVTNGDVLACASAPSFDPNLFVRGISVADYQRLTQDDHRPLADKTVQGLYPPGSTYKMVTALAALEAGLVTPEETIWCPGYVEIAGRRFHCWKGAGHGHVNMTKSMEQSCDVYYYELSQRVGIDKMSDMAKRLGIGVRPDLPMSAVKEGVAPTKDWKRERYGKDWLIGDTANAAIGQGYVLASPMHLAIMAARIASGKKVEPRLIRARDGVEQPIRVTDDLGVEKVYLDSVRKGMTAVVNSSRGTARGSRIAMKEWKMAGKTGTSQVRNITKAERARGVIRNEQLPWNRRDHALFVAFAPIDNPRYAVSVVVEHGSGGSTAAAPIARDVLLFALAGGLPPDDAYPSFARAKAKELNETLDLVDPDTVQKPQSRSRA, encoded by the coding sequence ATGAGACGATCCCCGAAAGAGACCGAAGTCAGCACCCGCCGCATCACGCGACGCGGCTTGCTCTTGGGCGGCGCGCAGGCGGCGGTCGTGGCCGTGCTGGCGGCGCGGATGCGCAAGATGCAGCTCGAAGACGCCAAGCAATACCGGCTGCTGGCCGAGGGCAACTCGGTGAAAATCCGGCTGATCCCGCCAGCGCGCGGGCTGATCTTCGATCGCAACGGGGTCATGCTTGCGGGCAACGAGCAGAATTACCGTGTCACGATCACCCGCGAGGATACCGACGACGTCGATGCGACGCTGGACGCTTTGCGCCGTCTGATCCCGATTACCGATGGCGATACGAAAGACATCCTGCACGACATCCGCCGCCGCCCGCCGACGACGCCGGTCACCGTGGCCGACCGCCTGACATGGGACGAGTTCTCGCGCGTCGCGGTGAACGGCCCCTCGCTGCCCGGTGTCAGCCCCGATGTCGGCCTGTCGCGCCTCTATCCGCGCCGCGAGGATTTCGGCCATGTGATCGGCTATGTCGGCCCGGTCTCGGATTACGATCTGAGCAAGATGGAAGACCCCGACCCGCTGCTGCTGATCCCGAAGTTCCAGCTTGGCAAAACCGGGATCGAGGCCAAAGAGGAAAGCGTGCTGCGCGGCGCGGCCGGTCAGCGGCGCGTCGAGGTGAACTCCGCCGGGCGCGAGATGCGCGAGCTGTCGCGCGAACCCGGCCAGCCCGGCGAGAACCTTCAGCTGACGCTCGATTATCGTCTGCAGAACTATGCGCTGCAGCGGTTGGAGGAGGAATCCGCCGCGACCGTCGTGATGGATGTGACCAATGGCGACGTGCTCGCCTGCGCCTCCGCACCGAGCTTCGATCCCAACCTTTTCGTGCGCGGGATTTCGGTCGCCGATTATCAGCGTCTCACGCAGGACGATCACCGCCCGCTGGCCGACAAGACCGTGCAGGGACTCTACCCGCCGGGCTCGACCTACAAGATGGTCACCGCGCTCGCCGCGCTGGAGGCCGGGCTGGTGACGCCCGAGGAAACCATCTGGTGCCCCGGCTATGTCGAGATTGCGGGCCGCCGCTTCCACTGCTGGAAGGGCGCGGGCCATGGCCATGTGAACATGACCAAGAGCATGGAGCAGTCCTGCGACGTCTATTACTACGAGCTGTCGCAGCGCGTCGGCATCGACAAGATGAGCGACATGGCCAAGCGTCTGGGTATTGGCGTCCGGCCCGACCTGCCGATGTCGGCGGTGAAGGAAGGCGTGGCCCCCACCAAGGACTGGAAGCGGGAGCGTTACGGCAAGGACTGGCTGATCGGCGACACCGCGAACGCGGCGATCGGTCAGGGCTATGTGCTGGCCTCGCCGATGCATCTCGCGATCATGGCGGCGCGCATCGCCAGCGGCAAGAAGGTCGAGCCGCGTCTGATCCGCGCCCGTGACGGGGTCGAGCAACCGATCCGCGTCACCGACGATCTGGGCGTCGAGAAGGTCTATCTCGACAGCGTGCGCAAGGGGATGACCGCGGTGGTGAACTCCTCGCGCGGCACCGCGCGCGGCTCGCGCATCGCGATGAAGGAATGGAAGATGGCGGGCAAGACCGGCACCTCCCAGGTCCGCAACATCACCAAGGCCGAACGTGCCCGCGGCGTGATCCGCAACGAGCAGCTTCCCTGGAACCGCCGCGACCACGCGCTCTTCGTGGCCTTCGCCCCGATCGACAATCCGCGCTACGCGGTCTCGGTCGTGGTTGAGCACGGCTCGGGCGGCTCGACGGCCGCCGCCCCGATCGCGCGCGACGTGTTGCTGTTCGCGCTGGCGGGCGGCCTGCCCCCGGACGATGCCTACCCGTCCTTCGCCCGCGCGAAGGCCAAGGAGCTGAACGAAACGCTCGATCTGGTCGACCCCGACACCGTGCAGAAGCCGCAATCGAGGTCGCGCGCATGA
- the rodA gene encoding rod shape-determining protein RodA translates to MSYLESNLKTVPTGWRKIFYLNWPLVILLTAVACAGFLMLYSVAGGNIHTWAEPQMKRFALGMIAMFTVAFIPVWFWRNVSALAYFVALLLLVAVEFFGAIGMGAQRWLEIGPLRIQPSELMKITLVMLLAAYYDWLPVEKVSRPLWVFIPAVIILAPTFLVLAQPDLGTAVMLVLGGAFVMFAAGVSFWYFGTVIALVVGLVFGVMESRGTEYQLLHDYQYKRIDTFLDPGSDPLGAGYNIMQAQIALGSGGWSGRGFMQGTQSRLNFLPEKHTDFIFTTLAEEFGFVGAFSLLMLYTGIIGFALYTAMATKDRFASLLSFGVAGTFFFFFAINMAMVMGLMPVVGVPLPLVSYGGTAMMILLAAFGLVQSAHVHRPRQR, encoded by the coding sequence ATGAGCTATCTCGAGAGCAATCTCAAGACCGTCCCGACGGGATGGCGCAAGATCTTCTATCTGAACTGGCCGCTGGTGATCCTGCTGACGGCGGTGGCCTGCGCGGGCTTTCTGATGCTCTACTCGGTCGCAGGCGGGAATATCCATACCTGGGCCGAGCCGCAGATGAAACGCTTCGCGCTCGGTATGATCGCCATGTTCACTGTCGCCTTCATCCCGGTCTGGTTCTGGCGCAATGTCTCGGCGCTGGCCTATTTCGTGGCGCTTTTGCTGCTGGTCGCGGTGGAGTTCTTCGGCGCGATCGGCATGGGCGCACAGCGCTGGCTGGAGATCGGCCCGCTGCGCATTCAGCCCTCCGAGTTGATGAAGATCACCCTCGTGATGCTGCTGGCCGCCTATTACGACTGGCTGCCTGTCGAGAAGGTCTCGCGCCCGCTCTGGGTGTTCATTCCCGCGGTGATCATTCTCGCGCCCACCTTCCTCGTGCTCGCCCAGCCCGATCTGGGCACCGCCGTGATGCTGGTGCTGGGCGGGGCCTTCGTGATGTTCGCAGCTGGGGTGTCGTTTTGGTATTTCGGCACCGTGATCGCGCTGGTCGTGGGGCTGGTCTTCGGCGTGATGGAGAGCCGTGGTACGGAATACCAGCTTCTCCACGACTACCAATACAAGCGGATCGACACCTTCCTCGATCCGGGCTCGGATCCGCTTGGCGCGGGCTACAACATCATGCAGGCGCAGATCGCGCTCGGCTCGGGCGGCTGGTCGGGGCGCGGCTTCATGCAGGGCACGCAAAGTCGGCTGAACTTCCTGCCCGAGAAGCACACGGACTTCATCTTCACCACGCTCGCCGAGGAGTTCGGCTTCGTCGGCGCCTTCTCCCTCCTGATGCTTTACACCGGCATCATCGGCTTTGCGCTTTATACCGCGATGGCAACGAAGGACCGGTTCGCCTCGCTGCTCAGTTTCGGGGTCGCGGGGACGTTCTTCTTCTTCTTCGCGATCAACATGGCGATGGTGATGGGGCTGATGCCTGTCGTGGGGGTGCCTCTACCCCTCGTCAGTTACGGGGGCACCGCCATGATGATCCTGCTCGCGGCCTTCGGGCTGGTGCAAAGCGCCCATGTCCATAGACCGAGGCAAAGATGA
- a CDS encoding 2-hydroxyacid dehydrogenase: MIRVLFADKPENWARYERPLTEAIAATGIEARIVQPGETDPAQIDYVVYSPQGPVQDFTAYTCAKAVLNLWAGVERVVGNETLTQPLCRMVDAGLERGMVDYVTGHVLRYHLGIDATLTQQDGVWRHDGGVPPLARDRSVVMLGLGALGKACAEALAGLGFKVTGWSRSPKDIPGITCLSGDDGLAEALSKAEILVSILPDTPETTNLLNADTLAQMSKGARIINPGRGTLIDDEALLTALDRGQIGHATLDVFRVEPLPPEHPYWAHPHVTVTPHIAAESRAETASEVIAENIRRGEAGEPFLYLVDRSRGY; this comes from the coding sequence ATGATCCGCGTACTTTTCGCCGACAAGCCCGAGAACTGGGCGCGTTACGAACGCCCGCTGACCGAGGCCATCGCCGCGACCGGCATTGAGGCCCGGATCGTTCAGCCAGGCGAGACCGACCCCGCGCAGATCGACTATGTCGTCTATTCGCCGCAGGGCCCGGTGCAGGATTTCACCGCCTATACCTGCGCGAAAGCTGTGCTGAACCTCTGGGCCGGGGTGGAGCGCGTGGTGGGCAACGAGACCCTCACCCAGCCGCTGTGCCGGATGGTGGATGCGGGACTGGAGCGCGGAATGGTCGACTATGTGACCGGCCACGTGCTGCGCTATCACCTCGGGATCGACGCGACGCTGACCCAGCAGGACGGTGTCTGGCGCCATGACGGGGGCGTCCCGCCCTTGGCGCGCGACCGCTCGGTGGTGATGCTGGGACTGGGTGCGTTGGGCAAGGCCTGCGCCGAAGCGCTGGCGGGTCTGGGCTTCAAAGTCACCGGCTGGAGCCGTAGCCCTAAGGACATCCCCGGGATCACCTGTCTCAGCGGCGATGACGGACTGGCGGAGGCGCTGTCGAAGGCGGAGATCCTCGTCTCGATCCTGCCCGACACGCCCGAGACCACCAATCTTCTGAACGCGGACACGCTGGCACAGATGTCGAAGGGGGCACGGATCATCAATCCGGGCCGCGGCACGCTGATCGACGATGAAGCGCTGCTGACGGCGCTCGATCGCGGCCAGATCGGCCATGCGACGCTCGACGTCTTCCGCGTCGAGCCTCTGCCCCCCGAGCACCCCTATTGGGCGCATCCCCACGTGACGGTGACGCCCCATATCGCCGCCGAGAGCCGGGCAGAGACCGCCTCCGAGGTGATTGCGGAGAATATCCGGCGGGGCGAGGCCGGTGAGCCGTTCCTCTATCTCGTGGATCGCTCGCGCGGCTATTGA
- the hisG gene encoding ATP phosphoribosyltransferase, translating into MSEAMIKLGVPSKGRLMEKTFDWFGQAGITLKRTGSEREYAGAVEGAEGVQLVLLSAGEIPRELAAGRIHLGVTGSDLVREKLADWESQVADLAPMGFGHADLIIAVPACWSDVDSLEDLDAAAHRFRATHGFRLRIATKYHRLVREFLTREGVADWQLVDSQGATEGTIANLTAEAVADITSSGETLRANHLKILSDGLIHQSQATLFASRAADWAGQESRLAGLAQQLGLPAPTL; encoded by the coding sequence ATGAGTGAGGCCATGATCAAACTCGGTGTGCCCTCCAAGGGGCGTCTGATGGAGAAGACCTTCGACTGGTTTGGGCAAGCGGGGATCACGCTCAAGCGCACCGGGTCGGAGCGCGAATATGCAGGCGCGGTCGAAGGGGCCGAGGGTGTGCAGCTCGTGCTGCTGTCGGCCGGAGAAATCCCGCGCGAACTGGCGGCGGGACGTATCCATCTGGGCGTCACCGGCTCCGATCTCGTGCGCGAGAAGCTCGCCGATTGGGAAAGTCAGGTCGCCGATCTCGCGCCGATGGGCTTTGGCCATGCCGATCTGATCATCGCCGTGCCGGCCTGCTGGTCGGACGTGGACAGCCTCGAAGACCTCGACGCCGCCGCCCACCGCTTCCGCGCGACGCATGGCTTCCGCCTGCGGATCGCTACGAAATATCACCGGTTGGTGCGCGAATTCCTGACCCGCGAAGGCGTGGCCGACTGGCAGCTTGTCGACAGCCAGGGCGCGACCGAGGGGACGATCGCGAACCTCACTGCCGAGGCCGTGGCCGACATCACCTCGAGCGGCGAGACGCTGCGCGCGAACCACCTGAAGATCCTCTCGGACGGGCTGATCCACCAGTCTCAGGCGACGCTGTTCGCGTCGCGCGCCGCCGATTGGGCGGGGCAGGAAAGCCGCCTTGCGGGTCTTGCGCAGCAGCTCGGACTGCCCGCGCCAACGCTCTGA
- a CDS encoding ATP phosphoribosyltransferase regulatory subunit encodes MADKAQARGQASRLLEQFLKAGAVEVTPDILQPAEALLDLYGEDIRARAYVTADPLRGEMMLRPDFTVPVVQEHMANGAEPARYAYAGEVFRRQDHRGAARAHEYFQAGFEIFDRADPEAADAEVFALFAGLLAKLNLSATIGDMGLLRAAVDGLDTLPERKAALARHIWRPKRFQHLLARYSGQVEVPKARADLLTGQRSGAPWIGLRSREEMEARIATLAADAAAAPIPTDAVAAMGKLAELRCAADQAPAALRALNIASIEPAIARLEKRLDALATRGIDLAAITFDASHGRSTMEYYDGFVFTFTATDPALPPVASGGRYDALTRQLGQGREIPAVGGVIRAGLMADLEAQA; translated from the coding sequence ATGGCGGACAAGGCGCAAGCGCGGGGACAGGCAAGCCGCCTGCTGGAGCAATTCCTCAAAGCGGGTGCGGTCGAGGTCACGCCCGACATCCTGCAACCCGCCGAGGCGCTGCTCGACCTTTACGGCGAGGATATCCGCGCCCGCGCCTATGTCACCGCCGACCCGCTGCGCGGCGAGATGATGCTGCGCCCTGACTTCACCGTGCCGGTCGTGCAGGAGCACATGGCCAATGGTGCCGAACCTGCTCGCTACGCCTATGCGGGGGAGGTGTTCCGCCGTCAGGATCATCGCGGTGCCGCCCGCGCCCATGAGTATTTTCAGGCCGGGTTCGAAATCTTCGACCGCGCCGATCCCGAAGCCGCTGATGCTGAGGTCTTCGCGCTGTTCGCGGGGCTTCTCGCCAAGCTGAACCTGTCCGCCACGATCGGCGATATGGGCCTGCTGCGCGCGGCCGTCGACGGGCTCGATACGCTGCCCGAACGCAAGGCCGCGCTTGCCCGTCACATCTGGCGCCCCAAACGCTTCCAGCATCTTCTCGCCCGCTATTCGGGGCAGGTCGAGGTGCCGAAAGCCCGCGCCGACCTGTTGACCGGCCAACGCTCCGGCGCGCCGTGGATCGGGTTGCGCTCGCGCGAGGAGATGGAGGCGCGGATCGCCACGCTGGCCGCCGATGCCGCCGCCGCGCCGATCCCGACCGATGCGGTTGCCGCGATGGGCAAACTGGCTGAGCTGCGCTGTGCCGCCGATCAGGCGCCTGCCGCCCTGCGCGCGCTGAACATCGCTTCCATCGAGCCCGCCATCGCGCGGCTCGAAAAGCGCCTCGATGCGCTCGCCACGCGCGGCATCGACCTTGCCGCGATCACCTTCGACGCGAGCCACGGGCGCTCGACTATGGAATATTACGACGGCTTCGTCTTCACCTTCACCGCCACCGATCCGGCGCTGCCGCCGGTCGCCTCCGGCGGGCGCTACGATGCGCTGACCCGACAACTGGGGCAGGGGCGCGAAATCCCCGCCGTGGGCGGTGTGATCCGTGCTGGGCTGATGGCCGATCTGGAGGCGCAAGCATGA
- the hisS gene encoding histidine--tRNA ligase, with protein sequence MAKQKKQPRPKAEAPKGFRDYFGTEVTERADMLAKIAEVYRTHGFEALETSAIETVEALGKYLPDVDRPNAGVFAWQEEDDGKWLALRYDMTAPLARVAAQYRNDLPTPYRRFTMGPVWRNEKPGPGRFRQFYQCDADTVGAPSVAADAEICGMLSDALEAVGIPRGDYVVRVNNRKVLNGVMEVAGVLDPADPTKFEEERGIVLRAIDKFDKFGEEGVRLLMGEGRLDDSGDFTKGAGLSEAQADTVMGFVNANEAVQRKLSASVGSEPQEADFLRRGAAAQGATPDTSQEQVRESFGSVWNKSVLEHLRELVQGCEAGLEGVDELEQIASLLDAQGYGPDRIVIDPSVVRGLGYYTGPVFEAELTFEITDEKGRPRQFGSVAGGGRYDDLVKRFTGQVVPATGVSIGVDRLLAALRAKGRIGGSAQGPVVVTVMDRDRMAEYMALASTLRGAGLRAEVYLGNPKNFGNQLKYADKRESPVAIIQGSDEAERGVVQIKDLILGAKIAQDATVEEWKSQPAQFEVPTGEMVAKVQEILARYEAE encoded by the coding sequence ATGGCGAAACAGAAAAAGCAGCCCCGTCCCAAGGCAGAGGCCCCGAAGGGCTTCCGCGATTATTTTGGGACGGAGGTGACCGAGCGGGCCGATATGCTGGCGAAGATCGCAGAGGTCTATCGCACGCATGGCTTCGAGGCGCTGGAAACTTCGGCCATTGAGACGGTCGAGGCACTGGGCAAATACCTCCCCGATGTGGACCGCCCGAACGCGGGCGTCTTCGCGTGGCAGGAGGAAGATGACGGCAAGTGGCTGGCGCTGCGCTACGACATGACGGCGCCGCTGGCCCGGGTCGCGGCGCAATATCGCAACGACCTGCCGACGCCCTATCGCCGCTTCACGATGGGTCCCGTCTGGCGCAACGAAAAGCCCGGTCCGGGCCGGTTCCGCCAATTCTATCAATGCGATGCCGATACCGTGGGCGCGCCCTCGGTTGCCGCCGATGCCGAGATCTGCGGCATGCTTTCGGATGCGTTGGAAGCCGTCGGCATTCCGCGCGGCGATTACGTCGTGCGCGTGAACAACCGTAAGGTTCTGAACGGGGTGATGGAGGTCGCGGGCGTTCTCGACCCGGCCGACCCCACGAAGTTCGAAGAGGAACGCGGCATCGTCCTGCGCGCCATCGACAAGTTCGACAAGTTCGGCGAGGAGGGCGTGCGCCTTCTGATGGGCGAGGGGCGTCTGGACGACTCCGGCGACTTCACCAAGGGTGCGGGGCTGTCCGAAGCACAGGCCGATACGGTCATGGGCTTCGTGAATGCCAATGAGGCAGTTCAAAGAAAACTCTCCGCATCTGTAGGGAGCGAACCGCAAGAAGCTGACTTTCTTCGGCGCGGAGCTGCCGCACAGGGCGCCACTCCCGACACCTCACAAGAGCAAGTCCGTGAGAGTTTCGGAAGTGTTTGGAATAAGAGCGTTCTGGAACACCTTCGAGAGCTCGTTCAAGGCTGCGAAGCCGGTCTGGAAGGCGTGGATGAACTCGAGCAGATCGCCTCGCTTCTCGACGCGCAGGGCTACGGCCCCGACCGCATCGTGATTGACCCCTCGGTCGTGCGCGGTTTGGGCTATTACACCGGCCCGGTTTTCGAGGCCGAGCTGACCTTCGAGATCACCGACGAGAAGGGCCGCCCGCGCCAATTCGGTTCGGTCGCTGGCGGCGGGCGCTATGACGATCTGGTCAAGCGCTTCACCGGTCAGGTCGTCCCGGCCACCGGCGTCTCGATCGGCGTCGACCGTCTTCTGGCTGCACTTCGCGCCAAGGGCCGCATTGGCGGCTCCGCGCAGGGCCCGGTCGTCGTGACCGTGATGGATCGCGACCGGATGGCCGAATACATGGCGCTGGCCTCCACGCTGCGCGGGGCAGGGCTGCGCGCCGAGGTCTATCTGGGCAACCCGAAGAACTTCGGCAACCAGTTGAAATATGCCGATAAACGCGAAAGCCCCGTGGCGATCATCCAAGGCTCGGACGAGGCCGAACGCGGCGTTGTCCAGATCAAGGACCTGATCCTCGGCGCGAAGATCGCGCAGGACGCGACGGTTGAGGAATGGAAATCCCAACCGGCGCAATTCGAGGTTCCGACCGGGGAAATGGTCGCAAAAGTGCAAGAGATTCTTGCGCGCTACGAGGCCGAGTGA
- a CDS encoding SlyX family protein: MQERLERAEEQIAYLTQTVDELSDVAAAQARQIERLERHLGLLMEREAEREYDSGSAIPLADQKPPHW, from the coding sequence ATGCAGGAACGGCTGGAACGGGCGGAGGAACAGATCGCCTATCTGACGCAAACGGTGGACGAACTGTCCGATGTCGCGGCCGCGCAGGCCCGTCAGATCGAACGGCTGGAGCGCCATCTGGGCCTGCTGATGGAGCGCGAGGCCGAGCGCGAATATGACAGCGGCAGCGCGATCCCCCTGGCCGACCAGAAACCGCCGCACTGGTAA